One stretch of Leptospira mtsangambouensis DNA includes these proteins:
- a CDS encoding TetR family transcriptional regulator has protein sequence MKLNKRYAQKLRTHSNLLEGALRLMGEEKGLGDLSLREVAGEAGIVPAAFYRHFKNMEELGLSLVDECGSRIQTIVGDARTKGAYKSALQLTIGFFFDYVTNNRSLFRFIARERTGGNRKIREKIRESMKSIATELAKDMRMPKMIPVEDIQFASELIVSICFQMASDFLDLATDAHSEMRKLKLQTIKQVRLVFIGTIRGRKRKDK, from the coding sequence ATGAAACTCAACAAACGCTATGCCCAAAAACTTCGTACCCATAGCAATCTGCTCGAAGGAGCTTTGCGATTGATGGGGGAAGAGAAAGGTTTAGGCGATTTGAGCCTTCGAGAAGTGGCGGGTGAGGCAGGAATCGTTCCAGCCGCCTTCTACCGGCATTTTAAAAATATGGAAGAGCTCGGTTTGTCACTTGTGGATGAGTGTGGAAGCCGAATCCAGACGATTGTAGGGGATGCTCGCACCAAGGGAGCCTATAAGTCAGCTTTGCAACTTACGATTGGATTTTTCTTTGATTATGTTACGAATAACCGTTCCCTCTTTCGTTTTATCGCCAGGGAAAGAACCGGTGGGAACCGAAAGATTCGGGAAAAAATTCGTGAGTCAATGAAATCAATTGCAACGGAACTTGCGAAAGATATGCGAATGCCAAAAATGATTCCTGTCGAAGACATCCAATTTGCATCTGAATTGATTGTGAGTATTTGTTTTCAAATGGCTTCCGATTTTTTAGATCTGGCAACGGACGCCCATTCAGAGATGAGAAAATTAAAATTACAAACGATCAAACAAGTGCGATTGGTTTTTATCGGCACAATCCGAGGAAGAAAACGAAAAGATAAGTAA
- a CDS encoding histidine kinase dimerization/phosphoacceptor domain -containing protein: protein MPFTEIKHSLGHILLVEDEAILAISQSEFLKNKGYSVQYVSNTNDAYNYITSGEKVDLILMDINLSDGMDGIQLAEKILSYREIPILFVSGYSDNKILDRVCKIKHYGFIPKISSPDIIECMIRSALKLYQAEQTLAFREKELRITFEAMGDGVIVLSPEGLIREINHKALDMLGHRKSEVLEKDLSSFLYLIQADARTRVSYPFLNALSGLEKTERRNDLIIVSRSGRETHVTETISPILDSEMNLSGVVIVFRETPNAPVMVPPKDGESLYAKVFQLSPIAMAISTVKDGTYLDINSSMESIFQLEKAKVIGRKTTEFKAWSNPEQLARLNQIYQEKGRMAGERMSVTHLDGNKFDVMVFSQAFEIAGERFILWINLDVTKILDIEGRLAKSLEEKDVLLKELQHRVKNTLAIISGLLNLESFKVENDVAKQSFLNAQSRIMSMSKVYENLYQSEDLESVDLRKYIEDLVFSLHDIFVLNPTKIRFDVKLEEIRLDLKRTLPLGLILNELLTNALKYAYPNEKGGDVRIHLSRSNENIILSVGDDGEGLPDSVNIEKGNHFGYELIRSLTSQLKGVLSSVSKKGEGLNIMISFPLHQSDKN, encoded by the coding sequence ATGCCATTTACGGAAATCAAACATAGTTTAGGTCATATTTTGCTTGTGGAAGATGAAGCCATATTGGCTATTTCACAGTCAGAATTCCTCAAAAACAAAGGGTATTCCGTGCAGTATGTATCAAATACAAACGATGCATACAACTACATCACATCAGGTGAAAAAGTAGATTTGATTCTTATGGATATTAATCTTTCTGATGGAATGGATGGAATCCAACTTGCCGAAAAAATTCTATCGTATCGTGAGATTCCAATTCTTTTTGTTAGTGGTTATTCAGATAATAAAATTCTAGATCGTGTTTGCAAAATAAAACACTATGGTTTTATTCCAAAAATTTCCAGCCCCGATATCATCGAATGTATGATTCGATCTGCACTCAAACTTTACCAAGCAGAACAAACGTTAGCATTTCGAGAAAAAGAACTTCGGATTACTTTTGAAGCTATGGGAGATGGTGTGATCGTTCTTTCGCCTGAAGGTTTGATTCGTGAAATCAATCACAAAGCACTGGATATGTTGGGGCATCGCAAATCAGAAGTTTTAGAAAAAGACCTTTCTTCATTTTTATATTTAATTCAGGCAGATGCTCGAACACGGGTTTCCTATCCCTTTCTGAATGCATTAAGTGGACTCGAAAAAACGGAAAGACGAAATGATCTTATTATAGTTTCTCGTAGTGGTCGCGAAACACATGTTACAGAAACAATTTCGCCTATTTTAGATTCTGAAATGAATTTAAGTGGAGTCGTTATTGTATTTAGAGAAACACCAAATGCTCCTGTTATGGTTCCACCCAAAGACGGGGAAAGCCTTTATGCAAAGGTATTTCAACTCAGTCCTATTGCCATGGCGATTTCTACAGTCAAAGATGGAACCTATTTGGATATAAATTCCTCTATGGAATCCATCTTCCAATTGGAAAAAGCAAAGGTTATTGGCAGAAAAACAACAGAGTTTAAGGCCTGGAGTAATCCCGAACAACTTGCACGCCTCAATCAAATTTACCAAGAAAAAGGTCGGATGGCAGGCGAAAGAATGTCTGTCACGCATTTGGACGGTAATAAATTTGATGTCATGGTATTCAGCCAGGCCTTTGAAATTGCAGGCGAAAGGTTCATTTTGTGGATCAATTTAGATGTCACAAAAATTTTAGATATCGAAGGCCGACTCGCAAAATCTTTGGAAGAAAAAGATGTTTTATTAAAAGAATTACAACATAGGGTTAAAAATACACTCGCCATCATTTCAGGACTTTTGAATTTAGAATCTTTTAAAGTTGAAAACGACGTCGCCAAACAATCGTTTTTAAATGCACAATCCAGAATCATGTCCATGTCCAAGGTTTACGAAAATTTATACCAATCTGAAGATTTGGAATCTGTAGATTTGCGTAAGTACATTGAAGATTTAGTGTTTAGCCTTCATGATATTTTTGTTCTGAATCCTACAAAAATTCGATTTGATGTTAAGTTAGAAGAAATTCGTTTGGATTTAAAACGAACTTTGCCACTTGGTTTGATCCTAAACGAACTATTAACCAACGCCTTAAAGTATGCATATCCAAATGAAAAAGGTGGTGATGTTCGCATCCACTTGTCACGTTCCAATGAAAATATCATTTTGTCTGTGGGAGATGATGGAGAAGGTTTGCCGGATTCCGTGAACATAGAAAAAGGAAATCATTTCGGTTATGAACTAATTCGTAGTCTCACCTCCCAGTTAAAAGGAGTCCTTTCATCTGTTTCTAAGAAAGGGGAAGGTCTTAACATCATGATTTCTTTCCCATTACATCAATCAGATAAAAACTAA
- a CDS encoding 6-carboxytetrahydropterin synthase — protein MFTQENGKFYVRIEGRFESAHFLYQYFADGSDEPIHGHSWKVEVFLEGNTNIRPDGISYDFLTARTKLLELVHSIDHILINDHPDFKGINPTSENVARWFYYGLKEDVKSSDGKIRRIVIHEGPENLAFFEP, from the coding sequence ATGTTTACCCAAGAAAACGGGAAATTTTACGTCCGCATTGAGGGAAGGTTTGAATCCGCCCATTTCCTCTACCAGTACTTTGCCGATGGCTCAGATGAGCCCATCCACGGCCATTCCTGGAAGGTAGAGGTTTTTTTAGAAGGAAATACGAACATTCGTCCAGATGGTATTTCATACGATTTTTTAACTGCCCGCACCAAACTTTTGGAACTTGTGCATTCCATTGACCACATTTTGATCAACGACCATCCAGACTTCAAAGGAATCAACCCGACTTCTGAAAATGTGGCTCGTTGGTTTTATTACGGTCTGAAAGAGGATGTAAAATCCTCGGATGGAAAAATCCGAAGGATTGTGATTCATGAAGGTCCAGAAAACCTCGCTTTCTTCGAACCGTAA
- a CDS encoding DUF1858 domain-containing protein, with amino-acid sequence MTETTKPRFFKEMTVGEAIAIHPEAGLVFSSYHLGGCSHCSINEVETIEQVCMGYGVEVDTLIDSLNNLFSEE; translated from the coding sequence ATGACCGAAACAACAAAACCGCGCTTTTTTAAAGAAATGACTGTGGGTGAAGCGATCGCAATCCATCCAGAAGCAGGGCTTGTTTTCTCCAGCTACCATTTAGGTGGATGTTCACACTGCTCCATTAACGAAGTTGAAACCATTGAACAAGTTTGTATGGGTTATGGTGTAGAAGTAGACACTCTCATCGATTCCCTAAACAATCTATTTTCTGAAGAATAA
- a CDS encoding fumarylacetoacetate hydrolase family protein produces MAKNFVRFQSKNRIDWGLISGEEILPLYIGDLTTKDLLVGLQKKRIKTPTNISSQKTIPRNKVTILSPITAPCQVICQGANYKKHSLEAGLNPKSKTYNLFFTKSDLSITSAIGDVIRPKYVELLDHEIELGIVFGKEINEELDLHSYNPKEYIAALFIANDISARDIQLPQLQWYKGKSYRTFFPAGPFLAVLEPNDFDQFDSLELNLTVNGQLRQSAMANQMVYPPKETIAELSGFSRIQVGDVLLTGTPSGCALKAPGKLKQIFASFLPEHKKWEVFIKGQKKRKEYLQPGDVIKANIRTPDGKINLGEQILQVKQG; encoded by the coding sequence ATGGCTAAAAATTTTGTACGTTTTCAAAGTAAAAACCGAATAGATTGGGGATTAATCTCCGGTGAAGAAATCCTTCCGTTGTATATAGGCGATTTGACAACCAAAGATTTATTAGTTGGTCTTCAAAAAAAAAGAATCAAAACTCCGACAAACATTTCATCGCAGAAAACAATTCCCCGAAACAAAGTTACTATTTTGTCGCCAATCACGGCTCCCTGCCAGGTGATTTGCCAAGGGGCAAATTATAAAAAACATTCCTTAGAAGCTGGACTCAATCCAAAATCAAAAACATATAATTTGTTTTTTACTAAGTCCGATTTGTCTATTACATCTGCTATTGGCGATGTGATCCGACCCAAATATGTTGAACTATTAGATCATGAAATTGAATTGGGAATTGTATTTGGAAAAGAAATCAATGAAGAACTTGATTTGCATTCTTACAACCCGAAAGAATATATTGCTGCTCTTTTCATTGCCAATGACATTTCGGCAAGGGACATTCAACTTCCACAATTACAATGGTATAAAGGCAAATCTTATAGAACTTTTTTTCCTGCAGGTCCCTTTCTTGCTGTATTAGAGCCAAATGATTTTGATCAATTCGATTCGTTAGAATTAAACTTAACTGTCAATGGGCAATTGAGACAATCCGCAATGGCAAACCAAATGGTATATCCACCGAAAGAAACCATTGCCGAACTTTCCGGGTTTTCTCGTATTCAAGTTGGAGATGTTTTATTAACAGGAACACCTTCTGGTTGTGCGCTTAAGGCTCCAGGAAAACTAAAACAAATATTTGCAAGTTTTTTACCTGAACACAAAAAATGGGAAGTTTTTATCAAAGGACAAAAAAAACGTAAAGAATATTTACAACCTGGTGATGTTATCAAAGCAAACATTCGCACTCCCGATGGAAAAATCAATTTGGGAGAACAAATCCTTCAGGTGAAACAAGGTTAA
- a CDS encoding DUF2721 domain-containing protein, which yields MDNLTYSIPGLLFPAISLLMLAYTNRFFGLAKLSRQLLSEYESSKSEILEKQIHNLRFRISLILYAQSAGIFSLILCTCSMGMIPFYNIVAWVLFASSLLFMVISLILALIEIHLSVIALDIERNSILNTNDNFSKMRARS from the coding sequence TTGGACAACCTAACCTATAGTATACCGGGACTCTTATTTCCAGCAATCTCTTTACTGATGCTCGCCTATACCAATCGTTTTTTTGGATTAGCAAAACTATCCAGACAACTTCTTAGCGAATATGAATCCTCAAAGTCAGAGATTTTAGAAAAACAAATTCATAACTTACGTTTTCGCATTTCATTGATTTTATATGCTCAAAGTGCGGGGATTTTTAGTTTAATCTTATGCACTTGTTCGATGGGTATGATTCCGTTTTATAATATAGTGGCTTGGGTTTTATTCGCCTCATCACTTTTATTTATGGTGATCTCACTCATTTTAGCACTGATAGAAATTCATTTATCAGTGATTGCCTTAGATATTGAAAGGAATTCGATATTAAATACGAATGACAATTTTTCCAAAATGAGAGCCCGATCGTAA
- a CDS encoding zinc-dependent alcohol dehydrogenase family protein, with protein MKQAQIQSFGLDHLKIVEVPEPASPGATEVLVRMRAASLNYRDSLVVEGKYNPKFPLPLVPCSDGAGEVVAIGSEVNEWKVGDRVLLTFAPKWIAKEATHAEMRHTIGGPLPGTLREFALVPETGLVRIPSHLSYEEAATLPCAALTAWSGLFQFSQLKPGEFVVVQGTGGVSIFALQFAKLVGANVILTSSSAEKLERGKELGADDLINYKETPEWGKEVRRITSKVGADHIIEVGGAGTLEQSIAACRPFGVIHLIGILAGKSGELNLLPAVMNNLKIQGLVVGGRKAFIEMNQAIETSGLRPVVDKVFTLEESAEAIRYLRSGSHFGKIVIRI; from the coding sequence ATGAAACAAGCTCAAATCCAAAGTTTTGGTCTGGATCATTTAAAAATTGTAGAGGTTCCTGAACCAGCTAGTCCGGGTGCTACGGAAGTGCTCGTTCGAATGCGTGCTGCTTCTTTAAACTACCGAGATTCATTAGTAGTTGAAGGTAAATACAATCCTAAATTTCCACTCCCTTTGGTTCCTTGCAGTGATGGTGCAGGCGAGGTTGTTGCGATTGGTTCAGAAGTAAACGAATGGAAAGTAGGGGATCGGGTTCTTCTCACATTTGCACCCAAGTGGATAGCAAAAGAAGCAACTCATGCAGAAATGCGTCATACTATCGGTGGTCCACTTCCAGGCACCTTACGCGAGTTTGCTTTAGTTCCAGAAACAGGGCTTGTACGAATTCCTTCCCATTTGTCGTATGAAGAAGCAGCCACCTTGCCCTGTGCTGCCCTCACTGCTTGGTCTGGTCTTTTCCAATTCAGCCAATTAAAACCAGGTGAATTTGTTGTGGTACAAGGAACTGGTGGTGTTTCTATTTTTGCCTTACAATTTGCAAAGTTGGTGGGAGCAAACGTTATTCTTACTTCCTCCAGTGCTGAAAAATTAGAACGAGGCAAAGAGTTAGGAGCTGATGACTTAATCAATTATAAAGAAACACCCGAGTGGGGAAAAGAAGTTCGTCGGATCACAAGTAAAGTAGGAGCCGATCATATCATTGAAGTGGGTGGTGCGGGAACTTTGGAACAATCAATTGCCGCCTGTCGTCCATTTGGTGTGATTCATTTGATTGGGATTCTTGCCGGTAAATCAGGAGAACTCAATTTACTTCCAGCAGTGATGAACAATTTAAAAATCCAAGGTCTAGTTGTCGGTGGAAGGAAAGCTTTTATCGAAATGAATCAAGCGATTGAGACTTCTGGCCTAAGACCTGTAGTTGATAAAGTGTTTACCTTAGAAGAATCAGCCGAAGCAATCCGATACTTACGATCGGGCTCTCATTTTGGAAAAATTGTCATTCGTATTTAA
- a CDS encoding VOC family protein yields the protein MHPRINLITLGVSDLQRSIDFYEKGLGWKRSEESNDSVTFFQLGAIVFALFGEKDLAEDIGIPFQKRQEFSGITLAQNQTSEAEVDVVINKVRSLGATILKEPEKVFWGGYSGYFRDFDGHIFEVAYNPFFPLNQKGEIVLNK from the coding sequence ATGCATCCTCGAATCAACTTAATCACTCTCGGTGTATCCGATTTACAACGTTCTATTGACTTCTATGAAAAAGGTTTGGGCTGGAAACGTTCAGAAGAAAGTAATGACAGTGTTACCTTTTTTCAATTAGGAGCTATCGTGTTTGCATTGTTTGGTGAAAAGGATTTGGCTGAGGACATTGGAATCCCTTTTCAAAAACGTCAAGAGTTTTCAGGAATTACACTTGCACAAAACCAAACGAGTGAGGCCGAAGTTGATGTTGTTATTAACAAAGTGCGCTCGTTAGGTGCAACCATTCTAAAAGAACCAGAAAAAGTTTTTTGGGGTGGGTATAGCGGATATTTTAGGGACTTTGATGGCCATATTTTTGAAGTAGCTTACAATCCTTTTTTCCCTTTGAATCAAAAAGGTGAAATTGTGCTAAACAAATAG